The following coding sequences lie in one Frigoribacterium sp. SL97 genomic window:
- a CDS encoding GMC family oxidoreductase, producing the protein MKLDGQRTYDESEVVDAVVIGTGAGGAPILAKLALQGLSVVALEAGRNFEPDEYTQDEIEAVKINWMDERLSGGETPTAFGQNNSGKGVGGSTLHWGAFTPRPDERDLKLKSLTGKGEDWPVDHAELIGYIEEVEHFVGVSGPTDYPWDPSRSYLMPPPARNASSDMMIRGCEALGIRATDAPAALVSRDWRQEHVGTRPACVGCGSCHQGCRSGAKVSMDTSYLPMAVANGAEIRPESMVTGIELDEAGEVSAVVYVRDGVEHRQRTAALFLCAGGVETPRLLLHAGIANSSDQVGRNFMAHGATQVWGTFDTEMRGYRGYPSSIITEDTMRPEGVDFVGGYLIQSLGAMPLTLATTLARGAGLWGPELVKALDDYRFMAGVGINAECLPSEQNRLTLSDEVDEFGMPKVVVTFTPGDNEKAIDDHAVETMTAIVEAAGGRDIRVLARTAHTIGTCRMGTDPATAVVDPDGRSFDVPNLWVADNSVFPSAVVANPALTIMALGLRTADRFLASAGLTGTVAGERVGADVSRVVDAA; encoded by the coding sequence ATGAAGCTCGACGGACAACGCACCTACGACGAGTCCGAGGTCGTCGACGCGGTCGTGATCGGAACCGGCGCCGGTGGCGCCCCGATCCTGGCGAAGCTCGCCCTGCAGGGCCTCTCGGTCGTCGCGCTCGAGGCCGGCCGCAACTTCGAGCCCGACGAGTACACGCAGGACGAGATCGAGGCCGTCAAGATCAACTGGATGGACGAGCGCCTCAGCGGCGGCGAGACCCCGACCGCGTTCGGCCAGAACAACAGCGGCAAGGGCGTGGGCGGTTCGACCCTGCACTGGGGCGCCTTCACCCCCCGTCCCGACGAGCGCGACCTCAAGCTCAAGTCCCTCACGGGCAAGGGCGAGGACTGGCCGGTCGACCACGCCGAGCTGATCGGGTACATCGAAGAGGTCGAGCACTTCGTCGGCGTCTCCGGCCCGACCGACTACCCGTGGGACCCGTCGCGGTCGTACCTGATGCCGCCGCCCGCCCGCAACGCGTCGAGCGACATGATGATCCGCGGGTGTGAGGCGCTGGGCATCCGCGCGACGGACGCCCCGGCGGCCCTGGTCAGCCGTGACTGGCGCCAGGAGCACGTCGGCACCCGCCCGGCGTGCGTCGGCTGCGGCAGCTGCCACCAGGGGTGCCGCAGCGGCGCCAAGGTCAGCATGGACACCAGCTACCTGCCGATGGCCGTCGCGAACGGGGCCGAGATCCGCCCCGAGTCGATGGTCACGGGGATCGAGCTCGACGAGGCCGGCGAGGTGTCGGCCGTGGTCTACGTCCGCGACGGCGTCGAGCACCGCCAGCGCACCGCCGCGCTCTTCCTCTGCGCGGGCGGCGTCGAGACCCCGCGCCTGCTGCTGCACGCCGGCATCGCCAACAGCAGCGACCAGGTCGGTCGCAACTTCATGGCCCACGGCGCGACGCAGGTCTGGGGCACCTTCGACACCGAGATGCGCGGCTACCGCGGGTACCCGTCGTCGATCATCACCGAAGACACGATGCGGCCCGAGGGCGTCGACTTCGTCGGCGGCTACCTGATCCAGAGCCTCGGCGCCATGCCGTTGACGCTGGCGACGACCCTGGCTCGCGGTGCCGGCCTCTGGGGCCCCGAACTCGTGAAGGCGCTCGACGACTACCGCTTCATGGCCGGCGTCGGCATCAACGCCGAGTGCCTGCCGAGCGAACAGAACCGCCTGACGCTGTCCGACGAGGTCGACGAGTTCGGCATGCCCAAGGTCGTCGTCACCTTCACGCCCGGCGACAACGAGAAGGCGATCGACGACCACGCCGTCGAGACGATGACCGCGATCGTCGAGGCGGCCGGGGGCCGCGACATCCGCGTCCTGGCCCGCACGGCGCACACGATCGGCACCTGCCGCATGGGCACCGACCCGGCGACGGCCGTGGTCGACCCCGACGGGCGCAGCTTCGACGTGCCGAACCTCTGGGTCGCCGACAACTCGGTCTTCCCGAGTGCCGTCGTCGCGAACCCCGCCCTGACGATCATGGCCCTCGGCCTGCGCACCGCCGACCGCTTCCTGGCGAGCGCCGGGCTGACGGGCACCGTCGCCGGCGAGCGCGTCGGCGCGGACGTCTCGCGCGTCGTCGACGCGGCCTGA
- a CDS encoding iron ABC transporter permease, translating to MSTTVTPTDPAPPRLGEPAAVPDERALRAARAQEARLAAPRRVTLGSVGVTVPLVAVVVVLALVDVTQGTADVGARQVWQALTGTATAGDASVVVASRLPRMVAGLLVGVALGAAGAALQQMSRNVLASPDTLAVNAGAYAALALAAVTGLSLPLLASSGVAFVGGLLAAGLVLAVSGLGAGTVRLVLAGSALGLGLASVTSALLLLFPQQTAGLYAWGQGSISQNGFDGVVQLAPVIVVGLLVLVAMNVRVDALALGDDAARSVGVDVRTTRVVTVLAAVLLSAAAVTLAGPIGFVGLCAPALVRLLRRAVPSVRRFVVFLPLAALAGAALVLGADVLLRALVGAETSVQVPTGVVTSLLGAVVLVVLAFRARDHGGVTPTDRHPVVSRLRFVVVVVVVLAALVAVVLGSVLLGDAKLLLGDVANWVAGRSGRVVTYVLDTRVPRVVAALAAGAALALAGTLVQAVTRNPLAEPGILGVTGGAGLGAVLLVTTVPLATGWGMAGAAFAGAVVAAVVVFGLASRGGFPQNRLVLIGIGVSTATAAAISLLIVLTDPFNGAKALTWLSGSTYGRTLDDALPVSLVLVAALVVVVLLRRRLDLLGVDDDTPRLLGVSLSRSRLVFLSLAVLLTATAVAAVGVVGFVGLVAPHAARSLVGRRHARVLPVAVLLGAVLVCAADVLGRTLIAPAQLGAGLLTAVIGTPYFVWLLWRGRASAS from the coding sequence GTGAGCACGACCGTCACCCCCACCGACCCCGCGCCGCCCCGGCTCGGCGAGCCCGCCGCCGTGCCCGACGAGCGGGCGCTCCGCGCGGCGCGAGCCCAGGAGGCGCGGCTCGCCGCCCCCCGCCGGGTCACGCTCGGGTCGGTGGGCGTGACGGTCCCGCTGGTCGCCGTGGTCGTGGTGCTCGCCCTCGTGGACGTCACGCAGGGCACCGCCGACGTCGGCGCCCGGCAGGTCTGGCAGGCGCTGACCGGCACCGCGACGGCAGGCGACGCGTCCGTGGTCGTGGCCTCGCGCCTCCCCCGGATGGTCGCCGGCCTGCTGGTCGGCGTCGCCCTCGGAGCCGCCGGGGCGGCCCTGCAACAGATGAGCCGCAACGTGCTCGCCTCGCCCGACACCCTCGCCGTCAACGCCGGCGCCTACGCGGCGCTCGCGCTCGCGGCCGTCACGGGGCTCAGCCTGCCCCTGCTCGCCTCGTCCGGCGTCGCGTTCGTCGGCGGGCTGCTCGCCGCGGGCCTCGTGCTCGCGGTGTCCGGGCTGGGCGCCGGCACCGTGCGGCTCGTGCTCGCCGGCAGCGCCCTCGGCCTCGGCCTGGCCTCGGTGACGAGCGCCCTGCTGCTGCTCTTCCCGCAGCAGACCGCCGGGCTCTACGCCTGGGGCCAGGGCAGCATCTCGCAGAACGGCTTCGACGGCGTCGTCCAGCTCGCCCCGGTGATCGTCGTGGGGCTGCTCGTGCTCGTCGCGATGAACGTCCGCGTGGACGCCCTCGCGCTCGGGGACGACGCCGCCCGCAGCGTCGGCGTCGACGTCCGCACGACCCGCGTGGTCACCGTCCTCGCCGCCGTGCTGCTCTCGGCCGCCGCCGTCACCCTCGCGGGGCCGATCGGTTTCGTCGGCCTCTGCGCCCCCGCCCTCGTCCGCCTGCTGCGTCGGGCCGTGCCCTCCGTCCGCCGCTTCGTCGTCTTCCTGCCCCTCGCGGCCCTGGCGGGCGCCGCCCTCGTGCTCGGCGCCGACGTGCTGCTGCGCGCCCTGGTCGGTGCCGAGACGTCGGTCCAGGTGCCGACCGGCGTCGTGACCTCGCTGCTCGGGGCGGTCGTCCTCGTCGTGCTGGCCTTCCGTGCCCGCGACCACGGAGGCGTCACCCCGACCGACCGGCACCCCGTGGTCTCCCGCCTGCGGTTCGTGGTCGTCGTCGTGGTCGTGCTCGCCGCCCTCGTCGCCGTCGTCCTCGGCTCGGTGCTGCTCGGCGACGCCAAGCTGCTGCTCGGCGACGTCGCCAACTGGGTGGCCGGTCGGTCCGGCCGCGTCGTCACCTACGTGCTCGACACCCGCGTCCCCCGGGTCGTGGCCGCCCTCGCCGCGGGGGCGGCGCTGGCGCTCGCCGGCACGCTCGTGCAGGCCGTCACGCGCAACCCGCTCGCCGAGCCGGGCATCCTCGGCGTGACGGGCGGAGCCGGCCTCGGGGCCGTGCTGCTCGTCACCACCGTGCCGCTCGCGACCGGCTGGGGCATGGCCGGCGCGGCGTTCGCCGGAGCCGTCGTGGCGGCCGTCGTCGTGTTCGGCCTCGCCTCCCGCGGTGGCTTCCCGCAGAACCGGCTCGTGCTGATCGGCATCGGCGTCTCGACGGCGACGGCGGCCGCGATCAGCCTGCTGATCGTCCTGACCGACCCGTTCAACGGCGCGAAGGCGCTGACCTGGCTGTCGGGTTCGACCTACGGCCGCACGCTGGACGATGCGCTGCCGGTGTCGCTGGTGCTCGTGGCCGCGCTCGTCGTGGTCGTGCTGCTGCGCCGTCGCCTCGACCTGCTCGGGGTGGACGACGACACCCCGCGCCTCCTCGGGGTCTCGCTCTCGCGGTCGCGCCTGGTCTTCCTGTCGCTCGCGGTGCTGCTCACGGCGACGGCCGTGGCCGCCGTGGGCGTGGTCGGATTCGTCGGACTCGTCGCCCCGCACGCCGCCCGGTCGCTGGTCGGACGGCGGCACGCGCGGGTGCTGCCCGTGGCCGTGCTGCTCGGCGCGGTGCTGGTCTGCGCCGCCGACGTGCTCGGCCGCACGCTGATCGCCCCGGCACAGCTCGGCGCCGGCCTGCTGACCGCCGTGATCGGCACGCCGTACTTCGTCTGGCTGCTCTGGCGCGGGCGGGCCTCCGCGAGCTGA
- a CDS encoding DUF2809 domain-containing protein has product MRLRLRLLTAVAAAATVALGVVAELAVPGLTGDLLGSALYTVLLALLLALVAPRLVAPRLAAPVAAGAATAASVGIELLQLTGLPAAAADAFPPVAWVLGSTFVATDLLGYLAGGVAGLVLLRVLRRAS; this is encoded by the coding sequence ATGCGGCTGCGGCTGCGGCTGCTGACGGCGGTCGCGGCGGCGGCGACCGTCGCCCTCGGCGTCGTCGCGGAGCTCGCCGTCCCCGGGCTGACGGGCGACCTGCTCGGCTCGGCGCTCTACACCGTGCTGCTCGCCCTGCTGCTCGCCCTCGTCGCCCCGCGCCTCGTCGCCCCGCGCCTGGCCGCCCCCGTCGCGGCCGGGGCCGCCACCGCGGCGTCGGTCGGCATCGAGCTGCTCCAACTGACCGGGCTGCCCGCCGCCGCCGCCGACGCGTTCCCGCCCGTCGCGTGGGTGCTCGGCTCCACCTTCGTGGCGACCGACCTGCTCGGGTACCTGGCGGGGGGCGTCGCGGGGCTGGTGCTGCTCCGGGTGCTGCGCCGCGCCTCCTGA
- a CDS encoding alpha/beta hydrolase — translation MTSDTTTRPTLFCLHALGMSRLEYGPVTEALGDDVEVVALDLPGFGDATTADGVTVDDMVRQVTRQIRRHGATRWLLVGHSMGGKIASIVAARTLAGQGGLFGLAGVVLLAASPPSPEPMSESNREQMIAAAADGPLDADTARSFVDDNVGAPLATPLDDQALADLHRTSPEAWTAWFDRGSREDWSAEVGTLDVPALIVAGGADGPLGEDAQRRLNGAVYPRATHLTLDGAGHLLPLERPTEVASAILDFWRDDAGRAPVMSDDFARVIASSRTASNTRGILARRAVADDPRYVPQVLTEAQLTTLRAVASRVVPQDDPDHSVDLAARVDAQLAAGYGDGWRNADLPSDPEAYALGLDALADFTGLTYEQQDERLAAIVAGDPDDALGTVGDSGGGDSHHGGDQDDAGMTGGTPGRTGQPSPDEAHPFSVEQLTAWFEDCRVDLVKLWLAHPATMERIGFDGFANGRAGRALQGFSRLGAGQREGWEPAMEVTR, via the coding sequence GTGACCAGCGACACCACCACACGCCCCACCCTGTTCTGCCTGCACGCGCTCGGCATGAGCCGGCTCGAGTACGGTCCCGTCACCGAGGCGCTCGGCGACGACGTCGAGGTGGTCGCCCTCGACCTGCCCGGCTTCGGCGACGCCACCACGGCCGACGGGGTGACCGTCGACGACATGGTCCGTCAGGTCACCCGGCAGATCCGCCGGCACGGCGCCACCCGCTGGCTGCTCGTCGGTCACAGCATGGGTGGCAAGATCGCGTCGATCGTCGCCGCGCGCACGCTCGCCGGGCAGGGCGGGCTCTTCGGCCTCGCCGGGGTCGTGCTGCTCGCGGCGTCCCCGCCGTCACCCGAGCCCATGAGCGAGTCGAACCGCGAGCAGATGATCGCCGCGGCCGCCGACGGCCCGCTCGACGCCGACACGGCCCGCAGCTTCGTCGACGACAACGTCGGCGCTCCCCTGGCCACGCCGCTCGACGACCAGGCCCTCGCCGACCTGCACCGCACCTCCCCCGAGGCGTGGACCGCATGGTTCGACCGCGGCAGCCGCGAGGACTGGTCGGCCGAGGTCGGCACCCTCGACGTGCCCGCCCTGATCGTCGCCGGGGGCGCCGACGGGCCGTTGGGCGAGGACGCCCAGCGTCGCCTGAACGGCGCCGTCTACCCGCGTGCCACGCACCTCACCCTGGACGGCGCGGGGCACCTCTTGCCGCTCGAGCGCCCGACCGAGGTCGCTTCGGCCATCCTCGACTTCTGGCGCGACGACGCGGGGCGGGCGCCGGTCATGTCGGACGACTTCGCCCGCGTCATCGCCTCGAGCCGCACCGCCTCGAACACCCGCGGCATCCTCGCCCGGCGCGCCGTCGCCGACGACCCGCGCTACGTCCCACAGGTGCTGACCGAGGCGCAGCTGACCACGTTGCGTGCCGTGGCCTCCCGCGTCGTGCCGCAGGACGACCCCGACCACTCGGTCGACCTCGCCGCGCGGGTCGACGCCCAGCTCGCCGCCGGCTACGGCGACGGCTGGCGCAACGCCGACCTGCCGAGCGACCCCGAGGCCTACGCGCTGGGCCTCGACGCCCTCGCCGACTTCACCGGCCTGACCTACGAGCAGCAGGACGAGCGGCTCGCCGCGATCGTCGCGGGCGATCCCGACGACGCCCTCGGCACCGTCGGCGACAGCGGTGGCGGCGACTCGCACCACGGCGGCGACCAGGACGACGCCGGGATGACCGGCGGCACCCCCGGGCGCACGGGGCAACCCAGCCCCGACGAGGCACACCCCTTCTCGGTCGAGCAGCTCACCGCGTGGTTCGAGGACTGCCGCGTCGACTTGGTCAAGCTCTGGCTCGCCCACCCCGCGACGATGGAACGCATCGGCTTCGACGGTTTCGCGAACGGCCGTGCCGGTCGCGCCCTGCAAGGATTCAGCCGGCTCGGTGCCGGCCAACGAGAGGGCTGGGAACCAGCCATGGAGGTCACCCGATGA